The following proteins come from a genomic window of Maylandia zebra isolate NMK-2024a linkage group LG22, Mzebra_GT3a, whole genome shotgun sequence:
- the LOC112430162 gene encoding progranulin, producing MSRLTLWLSVGVFVWGFASCSITCPDGSTCSDISTCCKTEYGYGCCQYPKAVCCADMAHCCPSGYRCNLVTQLCEKLDQPWLSIPMVKKDAAQKLTYPFLYKPALPSVPAFVIPMSEDKESMNEIPEPALTHVGSPEAQVIRCDSLHYCQGGMSCCQASSGQWNCCPYPLGQCCADGLHCCEYGYTCEASSLKCRNSYS from the exons ATGTCGAGGCTCACTCTGTGGTTGTCAGTCGGGGTGTTTGTGTGGGGATTTGCTTCTTGCTCTATCACGTGTCCTGATGGGAGTACTTGCTCAGACATCTCTACCTGCTGCAAGACTGAGTATGGATATGGCTGCTGTCAGTATCCAAAA GCAGTGTGCTGCGCAGACATGGCCCACTGCTGTCCGTCAGGGTATCGCTGTAACCTGGTGACACAGCTGTGTGAGAAACTGGACCAGCCGTGGCTGAGCATTCCCATGGTGAAGAAGGACGCTGCACAGAAACTCACATACCCTTTCCTCTATAAGCCAGCGCTGCCTTCAGTACCTGCCTTTGTCATCCCTATGTCAGAGGACAAAGAGAGCATGAACGAG ATACCAGAACCAGCTCTAACACACGTCGGCTCCCCTGAGGCTCAAGTCATTCGTTGTGATTCCCTACATTACTGCCAGGGGGGGATGTCTTGCTGCCAGGCATCCTCAGGCCAGTGGAACTGCTGTCCCTACCCACTG GGCCAGTGTTGTGCAGATGGTCTGCACTGCTGTGAGTATGGATACACCTGCGAGGCCTCCTCCTTGAAATGCAGAAATTCTTACTCTTGA